GTCCTGGTGGGTGCGCTGCTGTCCGTACTGTTCCTCGGAGGCTGTATGTCCGTCCCTGTCCTCTCCGAACCCCCACCCCAGCGGGGACCCCAGAAAACCCTCACCGAACTCCGAGAACAAGCCCTCGACCTCGTCAACACCACCCGCGATGCCACCGGCCTTGCGGACGGTTGGTACCTCGGCTCAAAAGCCGATGGCGGAGGCACACTCTGGACGCCGGACATCATCACCCAATATCCCCCGAGCTCTGCGGCATGGGCCGCCGCACCCCCGCCCCCTCCGCCTGCAAATGAACATCAGCCACGACCCCGGTGTGGACCCCAAAGTCCTCGCCGACCGGGTCACCCCCGTCTGGCAGGAACACGGATTCACCGTCAGCACCGTTACCCCCTACCAAACATTCCGTGACGGAACCCGCACCACCAGCATCCGCGGCGACCGCGGCGACGGCGCAATGGTCGGGCTCTTCGCCAGCGACGGAATCGTCAGCATCGACATCCACACCACGTGCTCCACCCACGACACCGTCCTCGACGAAGACCGCCGCACCGCCGAAGCCACCATCCCCACACTCCCGCCAACCCCCACACCCTGACCCCCGTCACACAGCGGCCCCCGCTCCCGCCCGCAGGCTACGCTGGAGCAAAGACGCTCAACGCATAAGGAGTCCTCCGTGCCCGAAAACGATGCCCAGGCCAACATCGGAGTCGTCGGCCTGGCGGTGATGGGGTCCAACCTCGCCCGCAACCTCGCCTCGCGCGAGGGCAACACGGTCGCCGTCTACAACCGCACCTTCGCGCGCACCGAGGACCTCGTGGGGGCGCATCCCGAAGCCGGTTTCGTCGCTTCGGAGTCGATCGACGACTTCGTTGCGTCGCTGGCGACGCCGCGCACCGCGATCATCATGGTGCAGGCGGGCAAGGGGACGGACGCCGTGATCGACCAGCTGGTCGAGCGGTTCGAGCCGGGGGACATCATCGTGGACGGCGGCAACGCCAACTTCCTCGACACGATCGAGCGGGAGAAGCGGGTCTCGGCCACGGGCGTCCACTTCGTCGGCGCCGGGATCTCGGGCGGCGAGGAGGGCGCGCTCAAGGGGCCGTCGATCATGCCGGGCGGCACGGCCGAGTCATACAAGACGCTCGGGCCCATCCTGGCCTCCATCGCCGCCATCGCCGAAGGCGAGCCGTGCGTGACCCACATCGGCACGGACGGCGCCGGGCACTTCGTCAAGATGATCCACAACGGCATCGAGTACGCCGACATGCAGCTGATCGCCGAAGCCTACGACCTGCTCCGCATGGTCGGCGGCCTTGAGCCGGCCGCCATCGCCGACGTCTTCGCGGAGTGGAACACCGGCTCCCTGGAGTCGTACCTCATCGAGATCACGGCGAAGGTCCTGCGCCAGGTGGATGCGGAGACCGGCAAGCCGTTCGTGGACATCGTGCTCGACCAGGCCGGGTCCAAGGGCACCGGTGTCTGGACGGTCCAGAACGCCCTCGACCTCGGCATCCCGGTCGGCGGCATCGCCGAGGCCGTCTTCGCCCGCGCCGTCTCCTCGAAGCCCGCTCAGCGCACGGCCGTGCAGCGCGTCATCACCTCGCGCCCCGAAGCGCAGAGACCGGAAGACCTGGCCGCCTTCGCCGACGACGTCTCGAAGGCGCTCTACGCCTCCAAGATCGTCGCCTACGCCCAGGGCTTCGACGCCATCGTCGCCGGTGCCGAGAAGTACGGCTGGAAACTCGACAAAGACAAGATCGCCAAGATCTGGCGCGGCGGCTGCATCATTCGCGCCCAGTTCCTGGGCCGCATCGCCGACGCCTACGAAGAGAACGCCGACATCGCGACCCTGCTCGAAGCCCCCTACTTCGCCGACGCCCTCCGCGAGGGCGAGGCCGCCTGGCGCCGGATCGTCGCGACCGCCGCTCTATCGGGTGTGCCGGTCCCGGGCTTCGGCGCGGCGCTGTCGTACTACGACTCGCTCGCCTCCGGACGCCTCCCCGCCGCGCTCGTGCAGGGTCAGCGCGACTTCTTCGGCGCCCACACCTACAAGCGCGTCGACAAGGACGGCACCTTCCACACGCTGTGGTCGGGCGACCGCACCGAGATCGAGACGGAAGGGTCGTCGCACTAGCGAGACCGTCCCTGCGCTCAAGGCCCCGGCACGTGAACTGACCTGAACTGACCCCTGGGTCCTTCTCGCTTGCAATCGGCCCCCACCCGGCTCAGACTCGGAAGCGTGACGTTCGAGGAGCACCCGGAGCTGGTGGAGTACGAACCGTCCGATCGGCCGCTCCGCGGACGCCGGGCGACCATCGCCGCGCGCGCGTTCGTGTGCGTGGCGGTGACGGCACTCCTGCTGCCGAGCGTGCTGGTGACGATCAGCGTCCAGACGGAGACAGCCACGAACACCTGCGCGGTGTACACCGAGCGCTACGCACCGGATGCGGCCGGATCGTCCGCACGGTTCGAGCTGTTCGCCCCGGTGGGACCGGGATGGCAGTGCTACGCGCTGAACACCGAGGGGGACGCGAGGTTCGTCGCGCCGCTGGGACTCATCCCCTCGACGCCGCACTCGCTGGGCTGACGCGGAGCAGCGGAGGCGTCACCGGACCGCGCGCGCCAGTCGCGGCGCCTCCGGCGTGCCCGAGGGCAGGGACGTGAACCCGAGCCGCGCGTAGAACGCCGCCGCGTTCCGGTTACCGGCGCCGTAGTTCAGATGCACGCCCGGAACCCCGCGGTCGCCGAGTGCGCCGAACAGCGCCGCCATCAGCTGCCGGCCCGCGCCGCGGCCACGAGCCAACGGGAGCAAATCGATGTGCAGGTGGGCGGGGAAGCGCCGCCGTTCGTCCACCGGCGGAAGCGCGGCGTGCGGATGTTGGGCCGCCTCCCGTATCCGGGTCTCGTCGGGATGCTCGCGCGCAGACGGAAAGTACCGCCGGCGACGCAAGGGCCACCACTCATCGCGGAACCAGTCGGCGTACACCCTCGAATCGGCGGTCGCCAGCACATACCCGACGATGCGCTCTCCTTCGGTCTCCTCGTCGCGGAGGACGAAGGCGAGTGCCGGATCGTGGACGAGATACGGCATCGCGAACACCTCGGGCACGAGAGCAGGCTCGAGGTACAGCCCCGACACCGATTCTCCGGCCAATGCCGTGCGGATGCAGATCTCGGCGATCGCAGCGGCCTCGGCGGCCTCCTCCGGCTGGTAGGGGGCGACACGGAGGCCATTCACGACTGTCACCGTTTGCCGTTGAGCAGCCCGGTCATCTCGGACGCCGCATCCGCCGTCGCATCGGCAACGGACTTCCGCCCCGAGAGGATCGCCTGCATCATGCTCTGAGTCGTCTGCTTCGCCTGCACCGCTCTGAAGGTCGGTGCGACCGGCACGGCCGCTCCCCCGTGGATCGGCTGCTCGGCGAAACCGGCGACGACCGGATCGTCGGCGGCGACGGTCTTCTGGAGCGCCGAGTTCTGGGCGGGGAAGAACCCGGTTGCTTCCACGAACTTCTGGGCGTACTCTCCGCTCGTCAGGAGCTCCACGAACTGCCAGGCCAGGTCCTCGTGCTTGGTCGTCCGAAACACCGAAAGATGCGATCCGCCGTCCTTGCCGGGGATGGGCGCCGACGCGATCTTACCCGCGAGGCCGGGG
Above is a genomic segment from Leifsonia xyli subsp. xyli str. CTCB07 containing:
- the gndA gene encoding NADP-dependent phosphogluconate dehydrogenase; protein product: MGSNLARNLASREGNTVAVYNRTFARTEDLVGAHPEAGFVASESIDDFVASLATPRTAIIMVQAGKGTDAVIDQLVERFEPGDIIVDGGNANFLDTIEREKRVSATGVHFVGAGISGGEEGALKGPSIMPGGTAESYKTLGPILASIAAIAEGEPCVTHIGTDGAGHFVKMIHNGIEYADMQLIAEAYDLLRMVGGLEPAAIADVFAEWNTGSLESYLIEITAKVLRQVDAETGKPFVDIVLDQAGSKGTGVWTVQNALDLGIPVGGIAEAVFARAVSSKPAQRTAVQRVITSRPEAQRPEDLAAFADDVSKALYASKIVAYAQGFDAIVAGAEKYGWKLDKDKIAKIWRGGCIIRAQFLGRIADAYEENADIATLLEAPYFADALREGEAAWRRIVATAALSGVPVPGFGAALSYYDSLASGRLPAALVQGQRDFFGAHTYKRVDKDGTFHTLWSGDRTEIETEGSSH
- a CDS encoding GNAT family N-acetyltransferase, translating into MNGLRVAPYQPEEAAEAAAIAEICIRTALAGESVSGLYLEPALVPEVFAMPYLVHDPALAFVLRDEETEGERIVGYVLATADSRVYADWFRDEWWPLRRRRYFPSAREHPDETRIREAAQHPHAALPPVDERRRFPAHLHIDLLPLARGRGAGRQLMAALFGALGDRGVPGVHLNYGAGNRNAAAFYARLGFTSLPSGTPEAPRLARAVR